The following DNA comes from Cytophagales bacterium.
TGATTGTTGTCCGCAATGTCATAGTAAATTGAATAGCGCTTAAAGCTGTGTTTTCGTAAACCCTTTCTAAGAAAATCTTGAGGTCTACCAATCGTAGGCATGTTAGCAATTTTCTGACATACCTCGCTTAAGCTATCGATAAATTTATCCGCGACGTGATCACTGCTTTGCTCAGAAATATAATACCAAACTGAAGCAAGATCATTTCGGGCCTGAATACTTAATTCAACTTTTGGCATCTTGCCATCCTACGATTTGAGAGAACGGCCCATTTCTTTGATTTCTTGGGCACTAAATTCCACGGGTTCGCCTTTATAACCTTTGTCAATTTCTCGACGCAATTCTTGAACCTTCAATTCCTGTTCTTCCAATAATCGAAGACCTGCTCTGATAACCTCACTTGCGTTATTGTACCGACCACCTTCTAGTTGCTTAGAAACAAAGTCTTCAAAATGAGGGTTGAGTGACACATTCATGCTATTCTCCTTGTATTCTACTATTATACATGAAAATAACGATAAATAACAATAGTTGTTATAATTCTCGCCCTCCTGTTATCCATGCGTTCATCTCGTCAAGCAATTTAAATTGCATACTTTGCTCATAGTGTTTCTCAGTAACTTCCACGCGTGAGTGGCCGAGGCCTTTGGATATTTTACGAATATCAATACCCATGGATAAGCCAATGTTTGTCCAGGTGTCGCGTGCTGTATAAGTAGTAATATTCTTATCTATCTCTAACATCGTCGCAATATCCGTGAAGTGTTT
Coding sequences within:
- a CDS encoding type II toxin-antitoxin system ParD family antitoxin; translation: MNVSLNPHFEDFVSKQLEGGRYNNASEVIRAGLRLLEEQELKVQELRREIDKGYKGEPVEFSAQEIKEMGRSLKS
- a CDS encoding type II toxin-antitoxin system RelE/ParE family toxin, whose protein sequence is MPKVELSIQARNDLASVWYYISEQSSDHVADKFIDSLSEVCQKIANMPTIGRPQDFLRKGLRKHSFKRYSIYYDIADNNHIVIRRFWHQSRDLENMNISE